The stretch of DNA TGGATACGCTCCATTAGAACAGTACCAACAAAGTGGAAAGTATGGTCCATACACGGATATATACGCTGTTGGTGGAGTTATATATTACATGATAACTGGCAATAGGCCTATGGATGCGACAAGCAGGGTTAACAACATGAATGAACCCGCGGATGAGATAACAGATGGAGATATTTCTGAAGTAGTTAGGAAATGCATGAAGACGAATGCGAATGAGAGATACCAAAATTGTGATGAATTTTTGAAAGATATTAAAGGCAATGCCTCTAAGATGAATATGGTAAAGCCCAGAGGGA from Mesoaciditoga lauensis cd-1655R = DSM 25116 encodes:
- a CDS encoding protein kinase domain-containing protein — its product is KPENIMVTDEGIKLLDLGAARQYTLGHSLKMTAILTPGYAPLEQYQQSGKYGPYTDIYAVGGVIYYMITGNRPMDATSRVNNMNEPADEITDGDISEVVRKCMKTNANERYQNCDEFLKDIKGNASKMNMVKPRGMNYFQKPINAISNKQVERFKKRYGELPEAAKRAKFH